A region of Moorena producens PAL-8-15-08-1 DNA encodes the following proteins:
- a CDS encoding caspase family protein: protein MANYAGIAIGINHYQFLQPLNYGQADAQRLQGFFVDQAHLQPSEFLLLTDTSPPIDDFLTYPNRENILRCLDRIRQSPASPESWRWFLFSGCGVSWDKVDYLMPIDGNSDDIPGTGIPIECLFSSIKTMGSNKILVLLDINRSPGMPSGEPVGAETVELAYQMGISLILSSQLNQFSHEASALGNGLFTSALLEALRYYHTDITLENLEEYLRERLPELSQHHWRPVQIPLTVMPLQEYRQQQIWPEGASSPPENQWADPITDSEATKVVLSEDGNNLEVRPKAGFPGLGGAHLESEFTKKPLSVVKQNPNSSLPTNTDSSNQTLSDSVALVSYSNSQPQTDIEELSSWREWLFWGSGIALLLGLVSLTVVRNQEGLISQQVIKETETTRLTTKLPETTKVRNSPVTLPTASKSQGTPAPLPNSKSKPLETKPQKSLEPSLIKANQAALDQARQLVEPKQASVYSDAIAIARQVKPGDPLYEQTQKYITRWSQSILALATKRAKKSDFEGAIAAAQLVPEDNPSVYALANDAIKQWQILAQQKSQNQQTIQTAIKQVQRNQASSYNRAIATLRKIPPGQPKYATAQALIAQASDKIYGIAKSRASRGKFLSAINTAKLVPKDTPYYGAAQEAIARWEQGRP, encoded by the coding sequence ATGGCAAATTACGCTGGTATAGCAATTGGCATCAACCACTATCAGTTCTTACAACCTCTAAACTATGGTCAAGCAGATGCTCAAAGACTACAAGGTTTTTTTGTAGACCAAGCTCATCTGCAACCCAGTGAGTTTCTTTTATTAACTGATACTTCACCACCGATTGATGATTTTTTAACCTACCCTAACCGAGAAAATATTTTAAGATGTCTCGACAGGATTCGCCAGAGTCCAGCTTCCCCAGAAAGTTGGCGTTGGTTCTTGTTCAGTGGCTGCGGGGTCAGTTGGGATAAAGTTGACTACCTCATGCCCATTGATGGCAACTCAGATGACATTCCAGGAACAGGTATACCAATAGAATGCCTGTTTTCCTCTATCAAAACTATGGGGAGCAATAAAATCCTGGTATTGTTAGACATAAACCGATCACCGGGAATGCCATCTGGTGAACCGGTTGGTGCTGAAACAGTGGAATTAGCCTACCAAATGGGTATTTCCCTGATACTTTCTAGTCAACTCAACCAGTTTTCTCACGAAGCTTCGGCTCTAGGGAATGGCTTATTCACCTCAGCACTTCTAGAAGCACTGCGTTACTATCATACTGACATTACCCTTGAGAATCTTGAAGAGTATCTCAGGGAGCGCCTACCGGAGTTGAGCCAACACCATTGGCGACCAGTTCAGATTCCTCTGACGGTGATGCCTTTACAGGAGTATCGACAACAACAAATTTGGCCTGAAGGGGCAAGCTCACCACCAGAAAATCAATGGGCTGACCCGATCACTGACTCAGAAGCTACCAAGGTAGTTCTTTCCGAAGATGGGAATAATCTTGAGGTGCGACCCAAGGCCGGGTTCCCCGGCCTTGGAGGCGCGCACCTTGAGAGTGAATTTACGAAAAAACCTTTATCGGTGGTAAAGCAAAACCCGAATAGCTCTTTACCCACTAACACTGACAGCTCAAACCAAACGTTATCTGACTCAGTAGCTTTAGTTTCTTATTCAAACAGCCAGCCTCAAACTGATATAGAAGAGTTATCGTCATGGCGAGAATGGTTGTTTTGGGGTAGTGGTATAGCTTTGTTGTTAGGACTAGTGAGCTTAACTGTTGTCCGTAACCAGGAAGGCTTGATTAGCCAGCAGGTGATTAAAGAAACAGAGACTACCAGATTAACTACCAAATTACCAGAGACTACTAAGGTCAGGAATTCCCCAGTAACATTGCCTACAGCGTCAAAATCCCAGGGAACTCCAGCTCCCTTGCCAAATTCCAAGAGTAAACCCCTGGAAACTAAACCACAGAAATCCCTGGAACCGAGTCTGATCAAGGCGAATCAAGCAGCTTTGGACCAGGCAAGACAATTAGTTGAACCCAAACAGGCATCTGTGTATAGCGATGCGATCGCAATTGCCCGTCAGGTAAAACCTGGGGATCCTCTTTATGAGCAGACACAAAAATATATCACTCGTTGGAGTCAGTCAATTTTGGCTCTAGCCACGAAACGGGCAAAAAAAAGTGATTTTGAAGGAGCGATCGCAGCTGCCCAGCTAGTTCCTGAAGATAACCCTTCTGTTTATGCTTTGGCTAACGATGCCATTAAACAGTGGCAGATTCTCGCCCAACAGAAGTCTCAGAATCAACAGACTATCCAAACAGCCATCAAACAAGTCCAACGTAATCAAGCGTCTAGTTATAATCGTGCGATCGCAACCCTGCGTAAGATTCCACCGGGTCAACCGAAGTATGCCACAGCACAAGCGTTAATTGCTCAAGCTAGCGATAAGATTTATGGGATTGCTAAGTCCCGTGCCTCGCGAGGCAAGTTTCTCTCCGCAATTAACACAGCAAAATTAGTCCCAAAAGATACCCCTTACTATGGGGCTGCCCAAGAAGCGATTGCTAGATGGGAGCAAGGTAGACCTTGA
- a CDS encoding response regulator transcription factor, with amino-acid sequence MGKIRVALIEDHDLTRMGLRTALQQNGEIELVGEAANATEGLKLLAESRPDIGIVDIGLPDMDGTELTRKFKEFQAKQDDSKQDDFPTKIMVLTLQDDQEAVLAAFAAGADSYCMKNITFDQLVEALKVTYEGNAWIDPAIARIVLEQIKPSKHTQPADASETIAIHAAPNEYNQMIEAYPLTERELEVLQLIVEGCSNAVIAERLYITVGTVKTHVRNILNKLCADDRTQAAVRALRSGLVI; translated from the coding sequence ATGGGTAAAATTCGTGTGGCTCTCATTGAAGACCATGATCTGACTCGGATGGGTCTGCGAACAGCCCTCCAACAAAACGGTGAAATTGAATTGGTGGGCGAAGCAGCCAATGCTACTGAAGGACTAAAGTTACTCGCGGAATCTAGACCAGATATCGGAATTGTCGATATTGGTCTTCCTGACATGGATGGAACTGAATTAACTAGAAAATTCAAAGAGTTTCAAGCTAAACAGGATGATTCTAAACAGGATGATTTCCCCACCAAGATTATGGTCCTGACCTTGCAGGATGATCAAGAAGCTGTACTAGCAGCTTTCGCTGCTGGAGCTGACTCTTACTGCATGAAAAATATAACTTTTGATCAATTGGTAGAAGCTCTGAAAGTGACCTATGAAGGTAATGCTTGGATTGATCCAGCCATTGCCAGGATTGTACTTGAGCAGATCAAACCAAGTAAACATACTCAGCCTGCTGACGCTAGTGAAACGATCGCTATCCATGCTGCTCCCAATGAATACAATCAAATGATTGAAGCTTATCCTTTAACGGAAAGGGAATTAGAGGTTTTGCAGTTGATTGTAGAAGGTTGCAGCAATGCTGTGATTGCAGAAAGGTTATATATCACTGTGGGAACTGTCAAAACTCATGTCCGAAATATCTTGAATAAACTCTGTGCGGATGACCGTACCCAAGCAGCTGTCCGTGCCCTCCGCTCTGGCTTAGTTATTTGA
- the rpmF gene encoding 50S ribosomal protein L32, which yields MAVPKKKTSKSKRDKRKANWKRKAHLEAQKALSLGKAVLSGRSSFVYPTKEEEDED from the coding sequence ATGGCTGTTCCTAAGAAGAAAACCTCAAAATCCAAACGGGATAAACGTAAAGCTAACTGGAAGCGCAAAGCGCATCTGGAGGCACAAAAAGCCCTCTCTCTCGGTAAAGCAGTGCTGAGTGGGCGTTCTAGCTTTGTTTATCCAACAAAGGAAGAAGAAGACGAAGACTAG
- a CDS encoding ATP-binding protein: protein MDEIIRLLIVEDDQVNCKAIIKALNRGGIPVKIAVAVDSKSALSIIASRCANSTLTQPSLDCILLDYNLPDGDGLTLVQQIRDAGIEVPVIVLSNQGNEQINEQIAVELIKSGASDYLTKSQISPEKLLRSISNAVRLYRAEREALIAHQRLKESEERYRLVLEGSNDGIWDWNLITKQLYCNDRFYEITGLSAEQIGKYHHNFSPDLLFKLLNSSDLLKVTKAVASYQQDYLELDVEFHLPFAFGEDRYCTARGKAQLNDQGVPFRMSGVITDITQQKRAEQSQRFLAEASAVLSASLDYQTTLDNLVQLVIPRFADWCAIDVVSPIDSYDTPESYQRLAVAHVNPEQEELIWKLHRCYPPQGDEEYGNGKVLRTGCTDTYFEVSDQFLSAAAEDPDHLRMLQALKIKSYICVPLRMGSQILGSIWFVRSDSGRRYNELDVKLAEDLASRAALATENSRLYREANQASDDLRQVIRILNEQQNQLRTLHQLTNLLNQRLTNLPNLLQEIVSEVVKAIAGVEFCFIILNNSVGNPEVLRVTDGMDTQNFLWEDILPLEEGLLSQVFLTGKSQLIQRKGWDYRHPEEEVPTAIYAVAIESVQAGRLGVLAIGNWEDPEALDQSGRNLLGAVGEQAAIAIDNARMINEQAAIAIDNARMIEALEEQEARLEFQNTMLARQNRELERRDASLKLQNLQLLEAARLKSQFVSTISHELRTPMNAIIGFSQLLLRQRQGSLTHQQADIIERIVNNAQHLLTLIKDMIDLSKIEAVCLELTLESLHLDRLIKETINEFRCLADQKDLGLYIQTNLQNPIVINDSLRLRQILANLVSNAIKFTEIGRIEVVVKEISTDWLILTVRDTGIGIAQDNLEHIFEEFQQIDQTTTRKYSGTGLGLAITESLVKLMQGTITVESKVGKGSTFQVKFPRRVQASTPDCLDCDLPKSKTLACSFLPQTLKGFRAGRVIY from the coding sequence ATGGACGAGATTATCAGACTACTTATCGTAGAGGATGATCAAGTTAACTGCAAAGCCATCATTAAAGCTCTTAACAGAGGGGGTATACCCGTAAAAATAGCTGTTGCAGTTGACAGCAAAAGCGCCTTGTCGATCATCGCATCACGCTGCGCCAACTCTACCCTTACCCAACCGAGTTTGGACTGCATTCTATTGGACTATAACTTACCGGATGGCGACGGATTGACTCTGGTTCAACAAATCCGTGATGCTGGCATTGAAGTGCCTGTGATTGTTTTGAGTAACCAGGGGAACGAGCAAATTAACGAGCAAATTGCGGTTGAGCTGATCAAATCTGGAGCATCGGACTATCTGACCAAAAGCCAAATCTCACCCGAAAAGCTTTTACGTAGTATCTCTAATGCGGTTCGCCTCTACCGCGCAGAACGGGAAGCGCTCATAGCTCATCAGCGGCTCAAAGAAAGCGAAGAACGCTACCGCTTGGTGCTAGAAGGTTCCAATGACGGGATCTGGGACTGGAACCTGATCACTAAACAACTGTATTGTAATGACCGCTTCTATGAAATTACTGGCTTGTCGGCTGAACAGATAGGTAAGTACCACCATAACTTTTCTCCTGATCTGTTATTTAAGTTACTAAATTCCTCAGATCTACTCAAAGTTACTAAGGCGGTAGCTAGTTACCAACAAGATTATCTTGAACTGGATGTAGAATTTCACCTACCCTTTGCTTTTGGAGAAGATCGCTACTGTACTGCTCGTGGCAAAGCCCAGTTGAATGATCAAGGAGTACCATTCCGGATGTCTGGTGTAATTACTGATATTACTCAGCAGAAGCGAGCAGAACAATCCCAGCGATTTCTGGCGGAGGCTTCTGCTGTACTTTCAGCTTCCCTCGATTACCAGACTACATTGGACAATCTAGTGCAGCTGGTAATCCCTCGCTTTGCTGATTGGTGTGCCATTGATGTAGTATCGCCAATTGATAGCTATGATACTCCCGAGTCTTACCAGCGTCTTGCGGTTGCCCATGTTAACCCAGAGCAAGAGGAGTTGATTTGGAAACTGCACCGTTGCTACCCTCCCCAGGGGGATGAAGAGTATGGCAATGGCAAGGTTTTACGTACAGGTTGTACGGATACCTATTTTGAGGTTTCTGATCAATTCCTAAGTGCTGCTGCTGAGGATCCTGACCATCTCAGGATGTTACAGGCATTGAAAATTAAGTCTTACATTTGTGTACCTTTACGAATGGGTTCACAAATCTTGGGCTCAATTTGGTTTGTCAGGAGTGACTCAGGTCGCCGCTACAATGAGCTCGATGTCAAGTTGGCTGAGGATTTAGCTAGTCGCGCTGCCCTAGCCACTGAAAATTCGCGGTTATACCGAGAGGCAAACCAGGCGAGTGATGATCTCAGGCAGGTAATTAGAATTCTCAATGAACAGCAAAACCAATTGAGAACCCTACACCAGTTGACTAATCTCCTCAATCAACGGCTGACTAACCTTCCAAATCTATTGCAAGAGATCGTATCGGAGGTAGTTAAAGCGATTGCTGGGGTTGAATTTTGTTTCATCATTCTCAATAATTCCGTCGGTAACCCTGAGGTTTTAAGGGTTACCGACGGAATGGATACACAAAATTTCCTCTGGGAAGACATCTTGCCCCTTGAAGAAGGGTTACTCTCTCAAGTCTTTTTAACTGGAAAATCTCAGTTAATTCAGCGCAAGGGTTGGGATTACCGGCATCCGGAAGAGGAAGTACCTACAGCTATTTACGCTGTGGCGATTGAGTCTGTGCAAGCAGGACGCTTGGGAGTACTAGCTATTGGCAATTGGGAAGACCCAGAGGCATTAGACCAATCAGGTCGGAATCTGCTAGGAGCAGTGGGTGAACAAGCTGCGATCGCAATTGATAATGCTCGCATGATTAATGAACAAGCCGCGATCGCAATTGATAATGCTCGTATGATTGAAGCCTTAGAGGAGCAAGAAGCACGTTTAGAGTTTCAGAACACTATGCTGGCTCGCCAAAATCGGGAACTCGAAAGGAGAGATGCATCCCTCAAGCTACAGAACCTGCAATTGTTGGAAGCAGCACGATTGAAATCCCAGTTTGTTTCTACGATATCCCATGAGTTACGAACTCCCATGAATGCCATTATTGGCTTTTCTCAGCTGCTATTGCGTCAGCGTCAGGGATCCTTGACCCACCAACAAGCAGATATAATCGAGCGCATTGTGAATAATGCTCAACATCTACTGACTCTAATCAAGGATATGATTGACCTGTCCAAAATTGAGGCAGTTTGTCTGGAGTTAACCTTGGAAAGTTTGCATTTGGACAGGTTGATAAAAGAAACTATTAATGAATTCCGTTGCCTAGCCGATCAGAAGGATTTAGGGTTATATATCCAAACCAATTTACAAAATCCCATCGTAATCAATGATAGCCTCCGCCTGCGGCAGATTTTGGCCAATCTGGTTTCCAATGCCATTAAGTTTACCGAAATTGGCAGGATAGAGGTGGTAGTCAAGGAAATTTCCACCGACTGGCTGATTCTCACTGTTAGGGATACAGGAATTGGAATTGCCCAGGATAACTTAGAGCATATTTTTGAGGAGTTCCAACAAATTGATCAAACCACAACTCGCAAATACTCGGGTACCGGCTTAGGACTGGCAATTACAGAATCTTTAGTCAAGTTGATGCAAGGAACGATTACGGTAGAGAGTAAGGTGGGTAAGGGGTCTACCTTCCAGGTCAAGTTTCCTCGACGAGTACAAGCTTCTACTCCCGATTGTCTTGATTGCGATCTACCAAAATCTAAAACCCTAGCTTGTTCGTTTTTGCCCCAGACTCTTAAAGGATTTCGTGCTGGAAGGGTAATTTATTAG